In the genome of Amia ocellicauda isolate fAmiCal2 chromosome 3, fAmiCal2.hap1, whole genome shotgun sequence, one region contains:
- the LOC136736934 gene encoding sorting nexin-6 isoform X1, with protein MSEEEADEVFPPLKCSDYKIAVSDSVSDGDSFVYVVKSQELSSNTEYQVERTFEDFEGLQHCLFNQEGVPGLQGIIFPPLPAKPCPSLSNSDSKSIKVLGLLAVGENWPTYCQALENYLCLITGHSILSKNPVLQRFLTQNEPLAIQRVKKGIFNWLSQAVEGLRKENHKDIDDIFQNERDNNLTLTGLTKAVTEKFTEMVLTEQRLAVACGHFSTSLQLGISQQEDQTAQEFSKMCLKLSEVIDAVQKNYESVAENNINTIGLYLELYSRYLEAEKEMLFRRTCKLVEVENANKNLEKAKAIKKATMEEMKKATDKEFKEISGMAKIEIQNFHRERVRAFQQSLMGLCVSQLNTARESCAVFTQQLSHFRELCGE; from the exons ATGAGTGAG gagGAAGCAGATGAAGTTTTTCCACCGCTAAAATGTAGTGATTACAAGATTGCTGTGAGTGACTCTGTAAGTGATGGGGATTCATTCGTTTATGTGGTAAAGTCTCAGGAG CTGTCCAGCAATACAGAGTATCAAGTTGAGCGGACGTTTGAGGACTTCGAGGGGCTTCAACACTGCCTTTTCAATCAAGAAGGGGTCCCGGGGCTACAGGGAATAATA TTTCCACCATTGCCAGCAAAACCTTGCCCATCTCTCTCTAACTCAGATTCCAAAAGCATTAAGGTGCTGG GGCTTTTGGCTGTGGGAGAAAACTGGCCGACATACTGTCAAGCTCTTGAGAATTACCTCTGTCTCATCACAGGACACTCAATCCTCAGCAAAAACCCTGTGTTGCAACGTTTCCTCACACAGAATGAG CCACTGGCAATTCAGAGGGTAAAGAAGGGGATATTCAACTGGCTGAGCCAGGCTGTGGAGGGACTGAGAAAGGAAAATCACAAG GATATTGAtgatatttttcaaaatgagaGGGATAATAACCTGACGCTGACAGGACTCACCAAAGCTGTGACCGAA AAATTCACGGAAATGGTGCTGACTGAACAAA GACTAGCTGTGGCCTGTGGACACTTCTCCACATCACTGCAGCTGGGGATCAGCCAGCAGGAGGATCAGACAGCCCAAGAATTCTCTAA GATGTGCCTGAAGTTGTCAGAGGTGATTGATGCAGTACAG AAAAACTACGAGAGTGTGGCAGAAAATAACATCAACACAATAGGCTTGTATCTGGAACTCTATTCTCGCTATCTAGAAGCTGAAAAG GAAATGCTATTCAGAAGAACCTGTAAGCTGGTTGAAGtagaaaatgctaataaaaacctGGAGAAAGCCAAAGCAATTAAGAAAGCAACA ATGGAAGAAATGAAAAAGGCCACTGACAAAGAATTTAAAGAGATATCAGGAATGGCCAAAATTGAG ATACAAAACTTTCACCGTGAGCGGGTTCGGGCCTTCCAGCAGTCTCTGATGGGCCTGTGTGTGAGCCAGCTGAACACTGCCAGGGAGAGCTGTGCCGTATTCACTCAGCAGCTCTCGCATTTCAGGGAGCTCTGTGGGGAGTAA
- the LOC136736934 gene encoding sorting nexin-6 isoform X3 yields the protein MSEEEADEVFPPLKCSDYKIAVSDSVSDGDSFVYVVKSQELSSNTEYQVERTFEDFEGLQHCLFNQEGVPGLQGIIFPPLPAKPCPSLSNSDSKSIKVLGLLAVGENWPTYCQALENYLCLITGHSILSKNPVLQRFLTQNEDIDDIFQNERDNNLTLTGLTKAVTEKFTEMVLTEQRLAVACGHFSTSLQLGISQQEDQTAQEFSKMCLKLSEVIDAVQKNYESVAENNINTIGLYLELYSRYLEAEKEMLFRRTCKLVEVENANKNLEKAKAIKKATMEEMKKATDKEFKEISGMAKIEIQNFHRERVRAFQQSLMGLCVSQLNTARESCAVFTQQLSHFRELCGE from the exons ATGAGTGAG gagGAAGCAGATGAAGTTTTTCCACCGCTAAAATGTAGTGATTACAAGATTGCTGTGAGTGACTCTGTAAGTGATGGGGATTCATTCGTTTATGTGGTAAAGTCTCAGGAG CTGTCCAGCAATACAGAGTATCAAGTTGAGCGGACGTTTGAGGACTTCGAGGGGCTTCAACACTGCCTTTTCAATCAAGAAGGGGTCCCGGGGCTACAGGGAATAATA TTTCCACCATTGCCAGCAAAACCTTGCCCATCTCTCTCTAACTCAGATTCCAAAAGCATTAAGGTGCTGG GGCTTTTGGCTGTGGGAGAAAACTGGCCGACATACTGTCAAGCTCTTGAGAATTACCTCTGTCTCATCACAGGACACTCAATCCTCAGCAAAAACCCTGTGTTGCAACGTTTCCTCACACAGAATGAG GATATTGAtgatatttttcaaaatgagaGGGATAATAACCTGACGCTGACAGGACTCACCAAAGCTGTGACCGAA AAATTCACGGAAATGGTGCTGACTGAACAAA GACTAGCTGTGGCCTGTGGACACTTCTCCACATCACTGCAGCTGGGGATCAGCCAGCAGGAGGATCAGACAGCCCAAGAATTCTCTAA GATGTGCCTGAAGTTGTCAGAGGTGATTGATGCAGTACAG AAAAACTACGAGAGTGTGGCAGAAAATAACATCAACACAATAGGCTTGTATCTGGAACTCTATTCTCGCTATCTAGAAGCTGAAAAG GAAATGCTATTCAGAAGAACCTGTAAGCTGGTTGAAGtagaaaatgctaataaaaacctGGAGAAAGCCAAAGCAATTAAGAAAGCAACA ATGGAAGAAATGAAAAAGGCCACTGACAAAGAATTTAAAGAGATATCAGGAATGGCCAAAATTGAG ATACAAAACTTTCACCGTGAGCGGGTTCGGGCCTTCCAGCAGTCTCTGATGGGCCTGTGTGTGAGCCAGCTGAACACTGCCAGGGAGAGCTGTGCCGTATTCACTCAGCAGCTCTCGCATTTCAGGGAGCTCTGTGGGGAGTAA
- the LOC136736970 gene encoding dnaJ homolog subfamily B member 9 — protein MKQYASTLRLALILCLPLLVDLMETKTDYYEVLDVPQSATDRQIKKAFHKFAMKYHPDKNKSPEAEVKFRECAEAYEVLSNAEKRSQYDQFGHMAFESDDDGTDFGQQFFTFNFEDFFQDIRLEDDMGFDMPGESWGSQGEFDDGHEYGFEYGHDHEFEDEHQHEEQSFLNGEFGHHDFFEFLRDPFDINNAYAEDDFQTNQEAEPFCWSDKQVDGRTVRICAGD, from the exons ATGAAGCAATATGCATCTACTCTGCGATTGGCTTTAATATTGTGCCTGCCCTTGCTTGTGGATCTGATGGAGACCAAAACAGATTACTATGAGGTCCTGGATGTTCCCCAGTCAGCCACAGATCGACAGATCAAAAAGGCTTTTCACAAATTTGCAATGAAGTACCACCCAGACAAAAACAAGAGCCCTGAAGCCGAGGTGAAATTCAGAGAATGTGCTGAAG CATATGAAGTGCTTTCCAATGCTGAAAAACGAAGCCAGTATGACCAATTTGGACACATGGCTTTCGAGTCCGACGATGATGGGACAGACTTTGGGCAGCAGTTTTTCACCTTCAACTTTGAAGACTTCTTTCAAGACATCCGATTAGAGGATGACATGGGCTTTGACATGCCTGGGGAAAGCTGGGGCTCCCAGGGAGAGTTTGACGATGGGCATGAGTATGGATTTGAATATGGGCATGACCACGAGTTTGAAGATGAGCATCAGCACGAGGAACAGAGTTTCTTAAATGGCGAGTTTGGCCACCATGACTTCTTTGAGTTCCTTAGAGATCCCTTTGACATCAACAATGCCTATGCTGAAGATGACTTTCAAACCAATCAGGAGGCAGAGCCATTTTGCTGGTCAGACAAACAAGTAGATGGCCGAACAGTGAGGATATGTGCAGGAGATTAA
- the LOC136736934 gene encoding sorting nexin-6 isoform X2 has translation MMEEADEVFPPLKCSDYKIAVSDSVSDGDSFVYVVKSQELSSNTEYQVERTFEDFEGLQHCLFNQEGVPGLQGIIFPPLPAKPCPSLSNSDSKSIKVLGLLAVGENWPTYCQALENYLCLITGHSILSKNPVLQRFLTQNEPLAIQRVKKGIFNWLSQAVEGLRKENHKDIDDIFQNERDNNLTLTGLTKAVTEKFTEMVLTEQRLAVACGHFSTSLQLGISQQEDQTAQEFSKMCLKLSEVIDAVQKNYESVAENNINTIGLYLELYSRYLEAEKEMLFRRTCKLVEVENANKNLEKAKAIKKATMEEMKKATDKEFKEISGMAKIEIQNFHRERVRAFQQSLMGLCVSQLNTARESCAVFTQQLSHFRELCGE, from the exons atgatg gagGAAGCAGATGAAGTTTTTCCACCGCTAAAATGTAGTGATTACAAGATTGCTGTGAGTGACTCTGTAAGTGATGGGGATTCATTCGTTTATGTGGTAAAGTCTCAGGAG CTGTCCAGCAATACAGAGTATCAAGTTGAGCGGACGTTTGAGGACTTCGAGGGGCTTCAACACTGCCTTTTCAATCAAGAAGGGGTCCCGGGGCTACAGGGAATAATA TTTCCACCATTGCCAGCAAAACCTTGCCCATCTCTCTCTAACTCAGATTCCAAAAGCATTAAGGTGCTGG GGCTTTTGGCTGTGGGAGAAAACTGGCCGACATACTGTCAAGCTCTTGAGAATTACCTCTGTCTCATCACAGGACACTCAATCCTCAGCAAAAACCCTGTGTTGCAACGTTTCCTCACACAGAATGAG CCACTGGCAATTCAGAGGGTAAAGAAGGGGATATTCAACTGGCTGAGCCAGGCTGTGGAGGGACTGAGAAAGGAAAATCACAAG GATATTGAtgatatttttcaaaatgagaGGGATAATAACCTGACGCTGACAGGACTCACCAAAGCTGTGACCGAA AAATTCACGGAAATGGTGCTGACTGAACAAA GACTAGCTGTGGCCTGTGGACACTTCTCCACATCACTGCAGCTGGGGATCAGCCAGCAGGAGGATCAGACAGCCCAAGAATTCTCTAA GATGTGCCTGAAGTTGTCAGAGGTGATTGATGCAGTACAG AAAAACTACGAGAGTGTGGCAGAAAATAACATCAACACAATAGGCTTGTATCTGGAACTCTATTCTCGCTATCTAGAAGCTGAAAAG GAAATGCTATTCAGAAGAACCTGTAAGCTGGTTGAAGtagaaaatgctaataaaaacctGGAGAAAGCCAAAGCAATTAAGAAAGCAACA ATGGAAGAAATGAAAAAGGCCACTGACAAAGAATTTAAAGAGATATCAGGAATGGCCAAAATTGAG ATACAAAACTTTCACCGTGAGCGGGTTCGGGCCTTCCAGCAGTCTCTGATGGGCCTGTGTGTGAGCCAGCTGAACACTGCCAGGGAGAGCTGTGCCGTATTCACTCAGCAGCTCTCGCATTTCAGGGAGCTCTGTGGGGAGTAA